From the Brevibacillus choshinensis genome, one window contains:
- a CDS encoding DMT family transporter, whose amino-acid sequence MKNKQIIIGSILCMIASVSWGAMFPVAHIALQQVDPFYFSFLRYFFVTVILCGLLWVKEGLSAFRFEGRGRALVFFGTMAFTVYNMGVFLGQHLMGEAGIIAASIMEVLMPMISILLLSVTTKKLPPSYTLTSIAIALAGALLVITNGNLAFFTTASEQLFPLLLIFAGVIGWVIYSIGGGHFSSWSTLRYSTLTCLLGTAVSFVVIAIASLFQWIPVPTWESVVSIKYEMAFMVLLPGLAALLSWNAGIKALTPLNGILFINLVPVTTFILMSFQGYEISMFEFYGTLLVIFALIRNNHFQRKQLGYRVAARETGRRKIPSV is encoded by the coding sequence ATGAAAAACAAACAAATCATCATAGGATCAATCTTATGCATGATCGCAAGCGTGTCGTGGGGAGCGATGTTTCCAGTTGCCCACATCGCTCTGCAGCAGGTTGATCCTTTCTACTTCTCGTTTCTTCGCTATTTCTTCGTTACGGTCATTCTGTGTGGCCTGCTTTGGGTAAAGGAGGGCTTGTCTGCCTTTCGCTTTGAGGGGCGCGGGAGGGCTTTGGTGTTCTTTGGAACGATGGCATTTACAGTCTACAACATGGGGGTCTTCCTGGGACAGCATCTCATGGGCGAGGCAGGCATCATCGCCGCATCCATCATGGAAGTTCTCATGCCGATGATCTCCATCCTCCTGTTGTCCGTCACCACCAAAAAACTCCCCCCCTCCTATACGCTAACCAGCATCGCCATCGCCTTGGCTGGCGCATTGCTTGTGATTACGAATGGGAACTTGGCCTTCTTCACCACGGCGAGCGAACAGCTTTTCCCGTTGCTGCTGATTTTTGCCGGTGTGATAGGGTGGGTCATATACTCCATCGGCGGAGGGCATTTTAGCAGTTGGTCAACTCTGCGTTATTCGACGTTGACGTGTTTATTGGGAACTGCGGTTTCTTTCGTGGTGATTGCGATCGCGTCCCTTTTTCAGTGGATTCCCGTCCCGACCTGGGAAAGCGTGGTGTCCATCAAATATGAAATGGCCTTCATGGTCCTTTTGCCTGGACTCGCCGCCCTCTTGAGCTGGAATGCTGGCATCAAAGCGCTGACTCCGTTAAACGGCATTTTATTTATCAACCTGGTCCCGGTCACTACCTTTATCCTGATGTCTTTTCAGGGCTACGAGATCAGTATGTTTGAATTTTACGGTACCTTGCTCGTCATTTTTGCTCTGATCCGAAACAATCATTTTCAGAGAAAACAGCTTGGCTACCGCGTGGCTGCGCGAGAAACAGGCAGGAGGAAAATTCCATCCGTTTGA